Proteins encoded together in one Campylobacter concisus window:
- a CDS encoding UDP-2,3-diacylglucosamine diphosphatase, which translates to MSEYLYAPVIKEGAIFLADAHENVNRDGFLKFLRAVDSGEIKEPPQIFLLGDIFDFLTGDGEYTRGFYAEHLRLINKISQKVEIFYFEGNHDFRLSNLFNKTRDFWDKGERLSFEGVKVYDISTQPVKFRTISGEHVQIAHGDIFLPFIDKYALRFLRLRWFLKFMNALDKILDFKISKAILAKLTNKNLHYKISNFKELMSKHLQGFDASIVIEGHYHQGELFDIYDRFYINLPCFACEQSYFVVEYAQQKLNLLKMSLKGH; encoded by the coding sequence TTGAGCGAATACCTATATGCCCCCGTTATAAAAGAAGGCGCGATCTTTTTAGCTGATGCGCATGAAAATGTAAATAGAGATGGCTTTTTGAAATTCTTGCGCGCCGTTGATAGCGGAGAGATCAAGGAGCCACCGCAGATTTTCTTGCTTGGCGATATATTTGATTTTTTAACGGGCGATGGCGAATATACAAGAGGATTTTACGCTGAGCACTTAAGGCTTATAAACAAAATTTCACAAAAGGTGGAAATTTTTTACTTCGAGGGCAACCACGATTTTAGACTTTCAAATTTATTTAATAAAACTAGAGATTTTTGGGACAAAGGCGAGAGGCTAAGCTTTGAGGGGGTAAAGGTCTATGACATTAGCACTCAGCCAGTGAAATTTAGAACGATAAGCGGCGAGCACGTCCAGATCGCGCATGGAGATATATTTTTGCCTTTTATAGATAAGTATGCGCTTAGGTTTTTAAGGCTTAGATGGTTTTTGAAATTTATGAACGCGCTTGATAAAATTTTGGATTTTAAAATTTCAAAAGCGATACTAGCCAAACTTACTAATAAAAATCTGCACTATAAAATTTCAAACTTCAAGGAGCTAATGAGCAAGCATTTGCAGGGCTTTGACGCAAGTATAGTGATAGAGGGACACTATCATCAAGGTGAGCTATTTGATATTTACGATAGATTTTATATAAATTTACCTTGTTTTGCATGCGAGCAAAGTTATTTTGTTGTAGAATACGCCCAGCAAAAGTTGAATTTGCTCAAAATGAGTTTGAAAGGACATTGA
- a CDS encoding chemotaxis protein encodes MFGDNVLKTGSNEMELVDFRIFKKAENKVYEGIYGVNVAKVREIIKMPNLTELPGVPEYIEGIFDLRGVVIPVINLARWMNIVEPTEGVVIKPRVIIAEFSGILIGFIVHEAKRIRRINWKDIEPANFAAGAGTLDKGKITGVTRIENDEVLLILDLESIVEELGIYSPKIEFDVTDDQKIKGAALVLDDSSTARKLVKDALEKMGLSVVEAKNGVEGLERMEELYQRYGDNLTKELRVILSDIEMPQMDGYRFASTIKNDERFKDVPVVFNSSLSNEFSEVKSKEAGGAAYLTKFDAGVFYQEVLKVIEAHSKSAK; translated from the coding sequence ATGTTTGGAGACAACGTATTAAAAACGGGCTCAAACGAGATGGAACTTGTTGATTTTCGTATCTTTAAAAAGGCCGAAAACAAAGTATATGAAGGAATATACGGAGTCAATGTCGCAAAGGTGCGGGAGATCATTAAGATGCCAAATCTTACCGAGCTTCCTGGCGTTCCTGAGTATATCGAGGGAATTTTTGATTTAAGAGGTGTGGTTATCCCTGTTATAAATTTGGCAAGATGGATGAATATCGTCGAGCCAACTGAGGGTGTAGTCATAAAGCCACGTGTTATTATCGCTGAATTTAGCGGTATATTGATCGGTTTTATCGTCCATGAGGCCAAGAGGATCAGACGTATAAACTGGAAAGACATAGAGCCTGCAAATTTTGCTGCTGGAGCCGGCACTCTAGATAAAGGCAAGATCACAGGTGTAACAAGAATAGAAAATGACGAAGTACTTCTTATCCTTGATCTTGAAAGCATCGTTGAAGAGCTAGGAATTTACTCACCAAAGATCGAATTTGACGTAACAGACGATCAAAAGATCAAAGGTGCTGCTTTGGTTCTAGATGATAGCTCAACTGCTAGAAAGCTAGTAAAAGACGCACTTGAGAAGATGGGCCTTAGCGTAGTTGAAGCTAAAAACGGCGTTGAGGGCTTAGAGAGGATGGAGGAGCTTTATCAAAGATATGGAGATAACTTAACAAAAGAGCTTAGAGTTATCTTAAGTGATATCGAAATGCCACAAATGGATGGATACCGCTTTGCTTCAACTATTAAAAATGATGAGAGATTTAAAGATGTTCCAGTTGTGTTTAACTCTTCATTAAGCAACGAATTTAGTGAGGTTAAGAGTAAAGAAGCCGGTGGTGCTGCGTATCTTACAAAATTTGATGCTGGTGTATTTTATCAAGAGGTGCTAAAAGTAATTGAAGCACATTCTAAATCTGCGAAGTGA